The Zootoca vivipara chromosome 4, rZooViv1.1, whole genome shotgun sequence genome has a segment encoding these proteins:
- the CREG1 gene encoding protein CREG1 yields MWSLLLLLPLVGVSGVGQIPPHEDVARVARFVAHSCDWGALATLSAQDPPMRGQPFSNVFSVSDGPLGSQQGSGVPYMYLTPLEVSVQDLQVNANASLTMSLAQTPYCKKEGYDPQNPLCAHVIFSGIVEKVQNDTEADFAKKALFSRHPEMATWPSGHNWFFAKLNITNIWVLDYFGGIKTVTPQEYFKATP; encoded by the exons ATGTggtcgttgctgctgctgctgccgttggTGGGGGTCTCCGGGGTGGGTCAGATCCCTCCGCACGAGGACGTGGCTCGGGTCGCGCGCTTCGTGGCGCACTCGTGCGATTGGGGCGCGCTCGCCACACTTTCCGCGCAAGACCCGCCGATGCGGGGCCAGCCTTTCTCCAACGTCTTCTCCGTCAGCGACGGGCCACTGGGGTCGCAGCAAGGCAGCGGGGTGCCTTACATGTACTTGACGCCGCTTGAGGTCTCCGTGCAAGATTTGCAG GTAAATGCCAATGCCTCCCTAACAATGTCCTTGGCACAGACACCTTACTGCAAAAAGGAAGGTTATGATCCTCAGAATCCACTGTGTGCCCATGTGATCTTCTCTGGAATAGTTGAAAAG GTTCAGAATGATACAGAAGCAGACTTTGCAAAGAAGGCTCTCTTCAGTAGACATCCTGAAATGGCTACGTGGCCATCTGGTCATAACTGGTTTTTTGCTAAACTCAACATCACCAACATCTGGGTCCTGGACTACTTTGGTGGAATCAAAACTGTGACTCCTCAAGAATATTTTAAAGCTACACCATA G